The DNA window GAGGTAGACGATGTTCAGCACGCTGCCGGCGCTGCGGCTGTAGGCCACGCCGTTCGCGTCGGTGGGGACGATGTTCGCCTCACCGTTGCTGTTCTCGACGCCCTGGTCGAGGTCGGTCTTGCCGTCGAGACTGTCGCGGGCGGCGGAGAGCTTGCCGGCCGCCTTGCGCAGGTCGCGCCCGAACAAGCCGGTTCCGAGCAGCCCGCTGTCGGAGTTGTAGATGGACGTGCGGATATTGGCCGCGTGGTAGGCCTCGACCGCGAGGATGCCGGCGGCGGCCTCGAGGTAGGTCTTGTTCTGGATCAGCGGGGCCGCACCCTTGTACGCGGTGACGCCCACGTCTTCGAACAGGTACGCCGCGAGGAGGAAGTTCTCCTCGCAGGCGAACGCGTCGAAGGAGTGTCCCTTGCGTACGATGCCCGCGGCCTGGGCCGCAGCGGTGAAGCTGCCCTTGAGGTCGATCTTGGGCTGCGCGACCGCTGCCGAGCCGAGCGCGGTACGCAGGAACTTGACGTGCGCGTGCTCGTCACCAGCGATCTCACGAGCGAAGCTGCGCAGAGCGCGGCTGCGGAAGTGGACCTTGCGGCCGCCCGTGACCGTTCCGTGCTTGCCCTTGCCGCCGGTCATCGAGGACGGAAGCCCCTGACCGGTGACGGCGTAGAGGTAGAACTGCGCCTCCAGGTACTCCAGGTTCAACGCGAAGTTCAGTACCGAGGCGTCACTGAGTGCGGTGGCGTCGGCCTTGACCTGGTCGGCCTGGGCGGTTCCCGTGCTCAGCGCCGCGGCGCCGACCACCCCGAGGCCTGCCAGACCGGCGCTGCGCAGGAACCGACGCCGGTCGGCCTCTGTCTCCGCGCTGCGGTTGATCATCGAGGCCGCGTACTTTCGACCGAACATGAAGACATCCCTTCCATTGCGGACATGTCATTCAGGTATTCGGACGGGCAGGGCCGTTGGATGGGTCAGATCTTCTTATTTGCGCAAGAG is part of the Tenggerimyces flavus genome and encodes:
- a CDS encoding ferritin-like domain-containing protein, whose amino-acid sequence is MFGRKYAASMINRSAETEADRRRFLRSAGLAGLGVVGAAALSTGTAQADQVKADATALSDASVLNFALNLEYLEAQFYLYAVTGQGLPSSMTGGKGKHGTVTGGRKVHFRSRALRSFAREIAGDEHAHVKFLRTALGSAAVAQPKIDLKGSFTAAAQAAGIVRKGHSFDAFACEENFLLAAYLFEDVGVTAYKGAAPLIQNKTYLEAAAGILAVEAYHAANIRTSIYNSDSGLLGTGLFGRDLRKAAGKLSAARDSLDGKTDLDQGVENSNGEANIVPTDANGVAYSRSAGSVLNIVYLNPKKVTAGGFFPAGVNGDITSSNNNA